The Lolium perenne isolate Kyuss_39 chromosome 6, Kyuss_2.0, whole genome shotgun sequence genome segment AGTCTACCACCGAATCCTAGAGGCTACTGCCTAGTCCCTACGCTACGCCTAGCCTAGTCAAAACAGGGTTAATTTCATTTGCTGGAGACAAGATCTCTGCAACTCACGCTGCTGTTTCCGGCGGGATGGGCGGTCTTCCGGCCGAGCGACGACCgcagcctcgccgccgccgcgtccttgGCCGCCACGTCCTTCTTGTCCTTGAAGAACCCGAACGACGGCCGCGAGCACACGGGCACGTTGAGCACCACCGGCGTGGAGTAGGACCGGTCCATCACGCGCGACCGGGACCGGAGGCTGGAGTGGGCGCTGCCAGCGGGGGAGCTGGAGCTGCGCTCGAGGCCCTGGAACACGATCTTGCCGGAGGAGTTCATGCGCGGGGAGTCGACGGAGGCCACGGAAGGCGGTGGCGGGGTGGCGGGGCGGCGACGCGCGGGGCTGTGCATGGCACGTGGCGGGGCGGAGCTGCTGTGCGAGGCTCGGGGTGGCGCGGAGGCGGGGGCGGGGGCGGGCGGGTGGCAATGGCGCTGCTGCGGTTGGGAGCGGACGAGCCGGATGCGCGGCTTCGGGGCGAGGTCCACCGAGTCGACGGAGTGGCGCGGGAAGTCGTCGTGGTCGTgcgcggaggaggaggacgaggaggacatgGAGAAGCGGGAGGAGGCCAGGGAGAGGGACGTCTCCGAGTCGGAGCTGTCGCGGAGGAGCGGCGCCGCGGAGAGGTCGGACGCGCGGCCGCCGCCGTTCCGTTGCAGGAGCAGCAGCTTCAGGGACCTGGCCGCCGAGGAGTTCGACGCTCTGGACGGGGTCGCCGGCACCTGCGACGGAGAAGGCGAAGTAGACGGCGACGCTGGCGGCTTCTGCGGGGTCTGCACCTTCCTGAGCCTGAGCAGCTCCCGCCAGCGGCTCGAGCACGTCGGCGCCTTGGGGGAGAACACGTACGGGTCGAACGCCTCCGGCATCGAGGGCCGGAGCGTCCTCACCAGCTCAGGCGTCGCCGGGATCTCCGCTGCTGCAGGCGCGCTCTGCGGCTCCCGCTCCGCATCCGGCGCCGCCTCCGCCACTGGCTGCGGGCGGAGCGGCAGCAGCTTGCCGTCGGCGAACAGCTCGTCGGCGGGGAGCATGGTGCCCGACCCGCCGAAGCTGAACTCGAAGTCGATGAACTCCTTGGACACCGCGGCGGCCTGCTCCGCCTTGCACGCGGTCGCCAGCCCGTGATCCGCCGCCGCCGTTGAAGAGGCAGCCGGGGAAGCAGAGTCGCGGCCGAAGGAGAGGCGCGGGCCGAGCCAGCCGTAGGACATTGCGGCCGGCGAGCTAGTGGCGACGGCGGATGCCATGGCGTGCGGCGGGGCGCATCCAAGGTCGGCAGGGCCGGGGTGGCGTACACTGGTTACTGTACTTGGCTGTTGCGGCTGCGGGCTTGTGGTTGTGAAAAATGTGAGACAGGGACAGGAGGTAAAGCCATGTGTATATATAACCCGGGATGGTAATTTCCCTGACAATGTGGGTCCTGTGCCCTGCGTTAGCCAATTAAACGGCAACGCGTGGGTCGTTTCTCTCATGGAGATGGGGAGTAAATCTCTGGTTAATATTTTTGACGGGAGGTAGGTAGCGGAGCTGGATTAGTACTTGTACGGGTATTGTACAGTACACCATAATATACAGAGAAAAATGGTGTTGCCTCTGTCTGCCTTTGGAGTTTGGAGGCAAGCGTTGCgttaacaaacaaacaaacactcTGCATGCACCTGCAGTGGTAATAATGTACACTAGTCCTAGCAAAGTTGCACTTTGATCGCCCCACGACAAAGCAGATCTACTTGCGCAAGCGGCAACCTGATTACAGGCTACGCTACAAAGACCAGGACTGTTCCAGTTACAGCACTTGTCTTTTTTTTTTGTGATATCATCTCCAACAAGTACTACTAGTAAAAAAAACTGAATTTTAGAACATAGTAGTAGAAGGCTAAAACAAAAAGCTCCAACATATTTGATTATCTCAGTTCTAAAATGTAAGTCTTTTTTTATAAAGCTTGTTAGCTTGCTAAAATGGCTAAGAGCGCCTCCATTCACCCTaaagacccccaaaacgactttgGAGGCTGCTGAACCAAAAATCTCACACGGTCAGCCCCAACAAAGCCTGTTTTCGGATGGCACGGGTTATTTTCCCATTTGTTACCGTGATAGCTCCAAATTTTGATGCCTTTTATTGTGGATTTTTCACCCtctatcacttggttttcacttgACCTTGTGTTTCAACTAATATTAATATTGCAATTCAGCCGAAACTTTATTTTGAATTATGTATTTTAAGAAATATCACTTATGACGATTTCAGGGCATTTATGAACTGATTACAACAAAATAAGAAGATTTTCTTTTCAAGGCCAAATCGATCCTGGAGTAGCAGGATGTTTAGCGGGCACCCGTACCGTACCACCCGCCCGTACTGTGTGCCGCCACCTTTCTCATATCAATACAAGCCTCTTTTGTGAAGGGACACGCAGAAAAAAGAGAACGCAACAACCACCATTCACACTAGAACAGAGGTGATCAGATCTGAAGAAggagaagaccatcatcgactccCGCGAAGATCTACCCCTGTAGATCATCCTCTCATCCAACACACCCCTCTTgtgctgagagagagagagagagattcataCTTCTAAGATTAGGGGTTGGAACCTCTGTTCCATCCCGGTTTGTATTTGATTTAATCTTCAACTACTGTGGCTTGCTACGGTAATATCGAGATGAACTCCGTTTACATTGCTATGATATCATTGTGTTTTTCTCCTCTCATGTGTGAGTAGATCACATATGCGTGGGAGATGTAGGTGATTGGTGAGATGTGTTGTGCCTATTCTATTCCATCTATTTGTGAatttatgattaagattatgtatgAGAATGAATATCTATGTGCACTTAATGTTGTTATCTAATTTAAGGGCCCAGGTAGTATGATCTCAAGAACTCATACACAAGAACTTGTTTGCTAGTGAATCGGCAACCCCCGAGTGACACGGCCGATATCAAAGAGGATCCATCAATACTCgagaaatcaaaaaaaaaagcttTAAGCTTTAATCTGGTTTAACCGCCTCAATAGATGCGTTGACCATGACTTTGGTAACAGATAGAAGGATCATTGGAGAGAGATGAAATCTACCAAGAGGAGTCTTTTTGTCGTTTGGGTTGCTTGCGTTCTCAAATATAAATAGGAATAATCATATTCACTTATCAGATTTATTCCACCAGGCGCATTCACTATCACCATGAATTGAATCTCCCCGTGCCTACCTTTCCATCTGCGGGCTCATTTTACTTCTTAATAGTTGTTTAGTTTTAcgcactttactttattgcactttcaataCCTCAAATTCCCTTATTCATATTCATCATTTTTCATTTCAATCCTTACAGTCAATTCACCTAAGACTTGTGACACCTTGGGTGCGACAGAAACACCGCATATAAACATCCTCATACGCTCCTCATTTGGATACGATATAAAAAGGAAATAATACTTCCACGAAAACATGCACCAATGATCATGTGTTTTTGCAGGTTTctagcgtcgttgccggggacctaAGCGAtgggtgtttgtttcttgagtctTGACACTTGTAAGTTTTGATGATCTCTGTTGAGGAAACATGATCTACAGGCTCGGGTAGAGTCTATCTACCAATTTTTATTGATCGAGTACCAGACTCTAGACGTTCGGAAGTTATTCAAAATCTTGCTAATTCACGTGTTGTTGCCATAAAAAGTTTAAGTACTTTGATGGAAAACTTATCCATCACCGCTAATGTAGTTGGGCCTAGAAAAACCTTAGGAGAATATGGAACTCTTTCAATATTAGTTACAAAAAATCATATAGTTTATCCTGATGTCAAGGGCATCGAATATGAAATagatcctgaattagtaactatgATGCAAGAGAATGCCTTTTCAGAAGAagtattgatacgcgtacaacacgtgtccgttgggaaccccaagaggaaggtgtgatgcgtacagcggcaagttttccctcagtaagaaaccaaagtttatcgaaccagtaggatccaagaagcacgttgaaggttgatggcggcggagtgtagtgcggcgcaacaccagggactccggtgccaatgtggaacctgcacaacacaaccaaattactttgccccaacctgacagtgaggttgtcaatctcaccggcttgatgtaacaaaggattagatgtatagtatg includes the following:
- the LOC127307892 gene encoding uncharacterized protein, which encodes MASAVATSSPAAMSYGWLGPRLSFGRDSASPAASSTAAADHGLATACKAEQAAAVSKEFIDFEFSFGGSGTMLPADELFADGKLLPLRPQPVAEAAPDAEREPQSAPAAAEIPATPELVRTLRPSMPEAFDPYVFSPKAPTCSSRWRELLRLRKVQTPQKPPASPSTSPSPSQVPATPSRASNSSAARSLKLLLLQRNGGGRASDLSAAPLLRDSSDSETSLSLASSRFSMSSSSSSSAHDHDDFPRHSVDSVDLAPKPRIRLVRSQPQQRHCHPPAPAPASAPPRASHSSSAPPRAMHSPARRRPATPPPPSVASVDSPRMNSSGKIVFQGLERSSSSPAGSAHSSLRSRSRVMDRSYSTPVVLNVPVCSRPSFGFFKDKKDVAAKDAAAARLRSSLGRKTAHPAGNSSVSCRDLVSSK